Below is a genomic region from Apostichopus japonicus isolate 1M-3 chromosome 7, ASM3797524v1, whole genome shotgun sequence.
tggttatttttagagGCTCaaagcatagcaaacagcatccaaagtcaatggatgtatacttaggcctacccTACAGTAGCTTATAAATCGACAAATGTTTTAATTTAgaggtatgaaagaacttgacacggcagacattttgtggtcaaattctgctcaattgtataGTATGttgcgtaggcacagaacaataaatattttgagatcattacatttctgaggaactatatatatgaaaacgCATGCAGTTAAGTGATTTGGTTTTTACGTTGATAGACAACGTTAATCAAATCCtcaagtgcgtcaattatgagcccaccttGCTACCAATACTTACTACTAGTGTAGCTTTTAGttttactgtatattattagGCTTGGCTAATACTAGGCTAGGCCTTTAACCTTTATTGGTACTCCTTAGCCTTTTGTACGTTAGTGAATTCTATGGAGCAGCCTTACCTCCTTTCCTTACGATTCCAAGTTGTAATTATACAGGACCTGTTCTTTACACTCGTTGAGAGCGAATTCCAAACGTTGCTTCCCTCCTATTACTTATAAGATACTTTAATTCTTTTGTTAGGCAAATCAAGTAACGTTTTGGTAACAGTGCACTTGTATCCACGCTGACTTCATTGAAAGGTCAAATTTGCACTGTGATATTAACATCGATATGACTCAGTCAACATGTATAGGCCCACGTATGTAGCACATTGCCAAgaaatgtcatgaaatgtcatatCACTCATATGACCTCACATGGTCAAAGCTTTCTCTAGTCCTCAATTTTATCCCAACTCACAAAGCAGGACAAATATACGATCTTACAGGGAAAGACAAAGCCAACTGAGCCATCATATTTAGCAATATGGGTCGTTTGTTTAATGGTCATATACTCCATGTTTCCAAGAAAAAATTATTGGCCTGTTTGGGATTAATGTTTCATTTCGTCAATGTAGTATAGTTCCACACTAACAGGTTGAACCGTTTACTTTCTGTCTGTATTTTAATCCATATTTTCAGGGTGAATAGTAAACAGTATATTAGCTAAATTAATGTTAAGAACTCACTACTGTATAttcatttgaaaacaaactCTTACCCCACTAGctgcagcaaaaaaaaaaaaaattattaaaaactcAAGCATGTGGTTCAGTGTGCTTTATTAAACTTGCTCACGTCTTCGGGTGTTGCTTGGGAAGGAAAATTAAACTGTGCCCCACCCAGCCGGTTATGCATGTAACCTGGTCCTTCCTTTGATAAAAAAGGTCTAGGTTGCTTAAAAAGGGTGTGAAgtctcgcgcaaaaagaaatgtctcgTGCCGGTAATATGAActtgtttcgaatgaggtgtaacagaagtgttagacatcaccatcgatccaagaaaatacacacactcagcatgctaccgtcggtaattagacactagtgtacagtcaatatatgTACGGTCAATACCctcaacacagtgtacatagcagcaatggacgTCTCAGGTCTATATACAACATAACAAAGTATCGCGTTTCATCGTCTGCATTTgaagcgacaagaagaaaacttcacttacaAGCAGCGGAAaggtaactttttcagagcgcggcacgcggtttggggcgagtcttcaatgcatcTCAGATTCATGATGGCTAACTTTCGAGGACTTCAGGCTCACACAggtgcaagggcggcggaagcacttttaatctggggggggcaccaacgtcgaagggcactttgcagaaattcgattggactgatatttagtacccttcataactcttattgtattatcttatttgcgtatacacatcactccatcaacgccaccccccccccccttcaaggaaacaatgcatactagcactgcagtatctaatgtgcaaattgggaaacaaggaaaaagacaaaatgaggtgaaattatgaagtccaagtccctgcacacgcgatcgatacatgcatgaaagcaaatggaATATGtccaaatactgaaagaaaagtaattttctatgtgtttttcaatggttaaactgatattattatgatcattattattgtaacgactttccgaataattctaattaatttggaagggttataacacggcaaatgattgtatgttattggcatgcgatgtaataaccaacgcatgcctatatgatatgcacattcacatgttgaacgcgcgcgcagcgcgcgaaaaattttggtaatatttttcgggcaagtcgttacagcccccccccccccgcaaatcaaattgggctcctacgcctgtggtagtaaacatttaaaacttcccgaaatatttcattcgacgtgggtttcgctttgtaaactctttttttatttagaaatttttatgtagaaaaagggcacatttttaatctgaggaaaagtggggggcacgtgccccctgtgcccccccggttccgccgcccttgcacaGGTGGTGTCGTTTTTAAGCCAACTACAGAAATGCATTTGAATGTCCATGGACATTCAAATGTTCTGGACATTTTCAAATAActgaaatgtttaaatttctGTATTATCATCAGGTTTTTGGGAATTTGAAACTTCACACATTGTAGTTTAAGAATTATCATTAAGACATTTACCATGTAAActacattttgacattttttgacTTTGGATAAAAattatgtgtgtgtttttttcttaatttctgtTCACTTTTACAAAACCTATTTTATGTACATGTGTATTTCAGTGAGGTTGGGGGAGGgtagtttgaaaaaaaagtagaGAAAATCCCCCACAATATACAATTCTGTTTGAATAACACAggcaaaacaaaagaaaacacagAAACAAATGAGTATAGGATGCGCACATTATTTGATTGCATATAGTGTTAAATAACATTCATTATTCACAGGGTGAAAAGTTTGCCTTTCCTACATCCTCCATCCTCATTTTTGATATTTAAACCATTACCActgaaaatacaataaaatagaAATTTCATGATCAAATCCAACAAAGCTAtaagtttttcttattttcttagtaATGCAAGTAGTATAATTGTAGACTGAATCAAATTTTAATGTATTAGACTTAAATTTAATTAAGTTTCAACTTCATattaaaaaatgattaattaaattaaatggtAATTATTATCAACAACCTTAAAACTAACCAAATTTCAGTTTAACAAACCTAACTTACATGGGTACATATTAATCCTGTGATAGTTAAGTATTTGCTTATGTTTCAAAATGCTGGCAAAATCAATATTGAGAGAAATTGGTTATTAAATTGCATTTCAGAAATAATTCAACTTTTAAATTTCAACAATATTCTCTAGGGTTCATTGGGAACAATGTTCTATAAAAAGTCTATACCAAGTTATCAATAATTCATAAAAGAAATCTCAACCAGTTAGTAACTTCAACAACTGCAGCCCAAATTACTGtatgtaaataaaacaataagCTAAGTGTGTCAGTGCCACCAAAATGGGTGGCCAAGTGAGTCATTGTTACCCCCCTCAATAATTTGCACACAAATGGTTTCACATGGGTACAGTGTCACATGTGGTATTTTTGACTCCACTGAACATTggtctgacccccccccccccccaccaaaacaAAACTGCCCATGTGTTGGGGTACCTAACAGTATAAGATAGCATTAGGATATGTTTTATATTTGGTTCTTGGAAATAAAAACTTTCTCAAGACAATATGTATTTGATTTGACATCAAGATACCATATCTATCTGCGAAACTGATTCTGTGCCAAGCATATTTGAAAGCCAGAAAATTTTTCGCCAAAATTACACAACCAGTTACTTTAACAGGTAAcaacaatttacaaaaaaaacctactcatataatgtaatataaatataaaattaatattttagtaAAAGATAACTGAAGGCAATAAATTTGTTTTGGTACCTGATAGGACTGGCAAAAACTGACTTCCATTGGTCCAGGTTTTATATGCCTATAACAgcagcttccccccccccccccttagacTTATTAAACACCAAGACCCCTAAAacaggaggggtgggggatgaCCCTTAATAATTTCAAGTTGAAAGATATTCTACAACAGTGAACAGTAGTCTGACTCCTGGCTCCACCGAAACCTCCAACCTACGGTGTTGGGATCCTTGAAGATAGGATGATAAGAGGCTCAAACATCAAAGCGGCTGAACCTAAACCTAGCATCATGTGGTCAACGTCTCAGAAGGTAAAGTAATAGTCATTAGACATTTCTGGCCTTATCAAGATAATGTTTTAACAATGCATCACCACAATTGGTAGGCTCTACTTAATAAGTGGTATTCTTCTGATACATGGGTACCTGCTCTGTCTGTTAGAAGGCTGTTTTATCAGATCAAATTAGCACAGAAATTGCTTGAGCTGTTTATAATTTGCTAAACAATGGACTAAAACCGTCAAGAATTACAAGAGTACACAAAGGTCATCAGCGAGGTCagtagccttaaaggagctttccacAGACACTTATTAAATACCAATGCAATATCATCCTTATAAATGTAGTTTGAAAAATGCCATAAATTTAGTGAAATCTCATGAAACATTGACAATTACCTTCTTTATCTTTAAATTGTCAGGAATACATACAACTGAACGGGTTTAACTTTTCAATAAACATCTTCCATTTAGCTTTGTCTGAACAATGAATAACCATtttaaagtattaaatattaaaacactCTTTTCAAAACAAGCCAAAATGTACCTCAATCTCATTGTAAACATTTTCCATTGAAAGCCGGCAGATTCTAAtagcaattttattttttttgtacttaTATGTATAAAAGCTGTGCGAAATACTATAATCTTATCTAGATATACTATTTCAATAATCAATAGCTAGCAAAAAAATGATAAGTTTTGTCGTACTCTTAGAAGCAATTTTATGATGTAAAGAGGAAAAACCAAAGCagaattttgttgttattgtcattaCGCTGAGCATAGTTTAGCACTGACCACTTATTTCTCTGTAtaatttctgtctttttttgcTGTATTTGGGCACCAGTGACTGAGTAGGTGTATGAGTCATTAGACTTCAAGCAACCTGGTAATTTGGTTTCATGTCGAGGTCCATGGTAGTAGAAACAAACCTGTAATTTGGAATCAGTGATTGGCTTACATAACACCCCGAACGTACAAGAACAGATCTCCACTTTTTTAATGTCCTTCCTCTACAGTCTATCAAACAAACAACCCGTAACACCGCCCCCACCCGTAACACCGCCCCTACCCCTAACACCGCCCCATCCACAACACCGCCCCCACCCGTAACACTGTCACCCCACCTAAACACCGCCCCCACCCATAACACCACCCCCACTATGACCATTATTGGGAGGCAATTAGAGAAGTAAAACCAAAACGAAAAAtctcttaaaaaaaaagcaaatttcaGCTTATTTGGCAGATCAAATTTAGTATGGTGGTTGTGTAGGCCGTCACCCATAGCGTAGGGCTCGGTGCGGGCTAAGTTATTTTTGTAGCAATGGGTTGCGGTAACGATGATCAGAAAAACGTTCTGCGAAAAcaagaatgaagaaaaaaaaagaaaaggtcAGGGTTAGAATGACTTGCCTTTTTGTTTAGCAGTAAAATGGTCTGTGCTTGAATTAAGCTGCAGACCACTAGCTGGCATTTAATCAGCTGCTTGGTGTTAAAAGAATGAACTTTAATAAGTAGAATTTAGTCCAAATATGTAATagaccaagaaaaaaaaatgaaaaaaaaaatagtatagTGTCTCTATAGCTATGTAGGTTTCAAGATATTCaactgttaaaatatgctaagtCCCTGGAATGCTACTTTAAGTCTAAATTgattcccaccccccccacccccatttgaGGTTTGTATAGCTTTTTTTGAGGTTCTCAGCCTGATTTTCTGTATTTTAGACTACTCTGTAGTCCAATCACACTCACTGATGAACCTCAGCTCAGCTGAAaggggtcatttctcaaaactgaGAAGCACTACAGGATATGAACCCTGGAATCACAACAGGAGTTTTGAATGGGTCTACAAAATATCAGGATAAAAATGGTTTTGCCTATTAAACACCATCCTTTAATGATCAGCAAACTTGACagtgtttccatggcaacatgTTAATGAAGCGATGTAATAATGAACAAAGGGACCAATCAAAACCCAAGTTTGTACATGCTGTAAGACTCTAGCTACTTGATTGTTATTATTTGAGAGAAGCCTTAGAAGCACAAAAGTAGAATGGAAATGGAAAGATAAAAACATAATAGCCCTGATTTTAGGTAGAATATCAACTACATACTATTAACTGATTTTTACTGTCATCAGGTTTGTCTATTCTACCTActaataaaattaatatctatatatacataaaggAGTAGTATAAATTACTCATAATGGAATGCCcaacaaaaatgcaaaacaGTATGATGGTCAACAAGGACAAGAACTTCAgcttaattattatttatctgGAATGATTTTCCATAACAGCTGGGGTGGAAGAGATGCAGCACAGCTTGTATGCAGACCTGTGCATGGTTCCTGGATGGAATTGCATGAAGCTGCCTTGTAAATTGTACATGATTGATGGAACCATTGCAAAAGTATGCAGAAGAAATTCCAACTTGGAACCAGAAGACAAAACTATGCACTGAAAATGTTCTTGTATTATGTTCAAAAGACACAATGCAGATGATAATGAAAGaacaaaacttcaaagaataaaacatttgaaaataacaaGAAGAGATAAAAGCAATAGAATGAAAGCTTTCAGGATTAGCTGCAATAGGATTATAAGAGAAAGAAAACCAATTCAACAGTTGAGGATCAAATGGTTATTGAGAAAAGTGAAATAAGGTAGATGCCCATATAGtactaaatataaatgtaaaactAGTCATTTCAAAAagttatttatgaaaatttcaaTATGAAGGGGTGCTGCTACAGTCGGCTGACTCTTATCCCCCCCCCCGGCCACCCCACTCCCCCAGCTCATCTCCAATTTGTCGAGATCACTATTTTAGCAGAATATACTGAGAGATGTGGGTAGGCATAGTACATCAAATACCTACTGGATCATATTGAATAGCACACATAATGGAATGTAAAGTATATACGATTGCATCTAGTCAGCATTTGCGATGGCTTGTTGAtataattatcaattttttaaatgaCCAGAATTGATCAATCTCAATCAAACCTCCCAAGGGGtattgcaaatatttacaattcAAAAGGGTGGAATGTGCAAGTAAATTTCTAGCGAGACATTTAAGTTCAACCTATGACAAAATTTTTTGGCACTCATTGCCAATGATTTTAACACATTTTCCTTTCCAGTAGCTGCACTTACATGTGtaaaccatatatagtacaatGAAACTATGAAATATATCATGTTTTGACCGACAACATTTAGAGTTGACATAAGGATCCTGGGGAGAACACTGGTTCACCAGTGACAGGATCCCTGGTTAcgaataaagttaataaaaaaataaaaaataaaaattagtaGGATTGGAGTAAACAAATGTGGCCTGCGGTAGAAGTTTTAATTCTTACGAAGAATCTTTTTGGAAGCACAGAAAATGTAGACAGCATGAAAAATACGTAAAGGAAAAAGGACAGCCAAGGAAAATTACACCAGGGCTAGAAGAAAACGAAAAATATATCGCGGAAATTGTCCTCTTACATTTCGTCTTCGTAATCTCTTGGTGGTGTCACTGCGATGATGATGCGAAGTTTTTCAGAACCCTGTAAAAAGAGACGAGAGATCTAACTGAGTAATCTTTTACAGCCGACGATATTCAGACATCTCTGagcagtggcggactggccacacaggcatttgggcaatgcccggtgggctggAGGGCttgggagcctggtaaaaattacagcccattttctcAGTAATTAATAGAACACAGACGGgttgtgtagaaatatatttttaactgtgggaatcacctcatgaaatcaccatgttggttagtctgttagttcgtaacaagagaacgtgctattggcaacccgtccgtgctaatggattGTATTTAcgtttttcaagcatgttgtcacaaaatgcttgaaaaactaaataaaatccagtctaaaacggatattttgtctatttttgtttacattttttaactttcctcagtttaatcaagtgctgcttctggaaaattatttatgggtcaaatttaaaggattattgtaacctactaACCTACttaatatagcaccattttgcatctaggcattccttaactttaAAAACatctcaatggggagggggaaccccctccccttagacccttccccctggacggcgatcactatatCAGTAGCATAtcaatgggccggtctaggtggaaTATGCCCgtgccggttttaagacccagtccgcccctgtcTCTGAGTGTTTATCTCACCTCTCATCCCTCAGCACCTTACCGACCCTCCAGAGGAGGATGTTTTGGCCCAGGGAAGGAGTTTACTTTGAGAAACcaaccctcccacccccccccccccccgatatgTTCCGCATTTTAGAGCCAAAAAGGCAATTTCAAAGTTGTCAACATTTGCTTCACcccttgaaatgaaacttgattaAACAAGCAAATCACTGTTATTGTTGCAGGATTTCAGTATCAAACAGCATTATAAGGAAACaaattttcatctcaaaaaAATTGTTCTAAAATCTTACGTCCAAGTCTCCAGTCATATGTTTCTTGAAAACTTTTTCGGCTTCCTCAAGTGGCACATCAACCAGTTTAACTCCTTCACACATCATGATTTGGTCTCCTTTGTTTATTTGACCTAGAAGAAGCAAAATGACAAAAACCATAGCAAAtactataaatatatcaaataaataaCACCATGAAACCCATACAGTGGTTAGCACAACAGAGTagttgacaattgacaactcataatcataaaacataataatacatcggtcagcttgcggctttaataagccaatgatggtttcttcgcgagttcctgcttgcaggaggatctaaaatacatacatacaaatacttTTTACTGATGTCATCATTTGCACCACAGTGTTGCTATGGATACTTGTTTCCTAGGACCCCGCTTTAAAGAAATACTGGCTTTACATTTCCCACCatggtttttttcttttttgcttagTAGGAACTGGAATTATTACTTAATAAAAGTCTATAAAAGCAAGATAttatcacaaaatatttgaaaaatggaagtttACCGCTTCTGTCGATGGCGCCATCTGGATAAATGTCAGACACAACGATCTTGCCGCCGAGTGGAGTCTTGTTCCCGCCTTCTAGGAACATATTCAGCGGTCCATCTTTCACAATTTCTACTTTTTTCAACTCTCTGCCGTCTATCTGAATGGGGTTGAACTGCAGGGCagtaaagataaaaacaaattaaaaatgggAAAACTTGGTACCATTCTACATCATTCTATATCAACCAAACATTGacaatttgaaatttttattgATAAGATCTATGAGCCATTCCATATGAATTTCAATTTGTAGGTGAGACTTCATATAGTGGCAAGTATGGCATATCTAGCAGATTGTAAGGGgtgtagtggggggggggaggagtcaTGCTGAGAATATTGACTTTTAAGTCTTGGTACTTGGTTCAACTTGTTAGACTAATTTAGTCCACCTACTTTAaatgtatgctgtattggccccaaatatgctagatattcaaatatggtcacctttggtcaaaattcttaaactgtttttattacaaccttggaggaaattttcctcactgggacattcagtcatcttgcgTGTTcctttaaaaatgtctgagaacaatttggagagtaaagacctacaggaaagtactttttgaaaaattctagcaattatagcatgctattaTTTGGgacctatacagactacctttaattgATGACCCTCAAATATTTATGGGGTCATTTCTCTAAAATTGAGAATAGTATAGTACTACAACCTGAATTGATAGCGGTGGCTAGTTAACAGTCCATTATATATTAAACCTTAATTTCATGCCAGAAGTCATCCTTTAAGCATCTGAGGCACAGTTTCCCTGATGCACACATAAAATGAACTTggaaaacataatattttcatgatttcgAAAAGTAATATCTaagtttacaatgcattacaaatttgtcaaggacagaCGGTATTGAATGCTAATTAATAGAAGTAATTACCAGGTTGTTCATATGAAGTTGAAAGAACATGTTTCGGTTGATTTATTACAACTGATAAAAACATCAATTAAGATCAAACTTTTAGACACCCTGCACTGAGGAGCTTTTATCACCATCCatttaaccttaaaggagcatgccaacatattaattatatttttaaagataaatatcttgaaaaccagaatagtTAAAAGGAAGAATACTAGCacaaaaatatttctttcttcttggaCTATAAAaaatcaagactaaaattctgccaaaaAATTCATCCTTCAAATGGACATTTCTTATAAATTCAAGGTTGAAGTctccatcctagcaggatcttcttcaaaggctgaattgacaagtaacagaagggacaaaaacatgcacagaaaacagacaggttaatgagcatggtgaacaaaCAAGAGAAAATGGTGTCAGCTGCTCTGTTACTGTGTCCCTTTGGGTGATCCTCATCTACTCtgtatttgtacttgtatttgtattcttgtgtttcagttttacatttcatttttttcatttactcATCCCGCTGCTTTCACCATGTCtcaccattttcttttgtttgttcaccatgctcataaacctgtctgtatttctgtgtgtgtttttgtcccttctgttacttgtcatacagcctttgaagaagatcctgctaggatcgaaacgtcagggccaacttacttttacacattctcctacacaggctctctagtggataagcagtttgctaacagttttattttattttaaattcaagGTTGTATAGAAATTGACTGATAGCAATTTTTTCTTCCATCTTACCAAGGTTTCCGGATCTGCCGACCACCAATCATCTTCTTTCTTCTCAAACCACCAGTTTGCTCCGGAGTCCTCTTTATTCTTTTTGGTCACTGAAGCGTAGAGAGGTTCGGGTTCCTTTGGAGATGGTGGTGGAGGGTTCACTTCTGCGGAAGTCGTTGTCTGATTGGCAGGAGGTTCgcttgaagaagaagaagaagaagtacaAATAATACGTACAAAGTTAAAATTTTGATGGCTATAATCTTACTTATTACTTTgttctttcttgttttaataCCAGGAGGGAAGAATTTCTCTAGTATTACAGAGCAAAAATGCTAAGCACAAGAGGAAACCAGCTTCACAAGTGAAATGATACAGGATTGCTGTACACACTGAATCATAGAAGAAACAATTCTTAAATGCAAACGTAGGCTGCTACGAAAAGCTGTGTAGCAGTTCTATGCTCATTGAGCAATAGTAGAACTATGGAAAGTTGGGTAAACGCTACACAAAGCTGGGGAAAAAACTGCAATAACAAACCTTAAAAGGTCTAGCAGTTTCGTATACCATACTGAACCCTAGTATTTCTTCCAATCTTTGATGAGAAACTTCCATATTAAAACACCAAATGTAGACACTATATTATTCTCTGTTTTattgatgttttaattttttcctGGAATAAAACAGTCAGAAAATTTACTTTCGTATTAAGCATCTGAAATGTTTTACCTTTTGTCAACAGGTTGGCCAGTCACTGTAATTGGTCCATCTTGAGCCTAGAGAGATAACATGATGGCAAACAGAATTTCAGAGACTCGGGCTAAATATCAGTGtatgtcagtatatatataattgtacatGCAACTGCATTTTAAAAAACAGATAGTTCTTCCCAATTGTCTATTTTCACACCAGTATTGTATATGTAAAGTTTTGGTaggtttttcaatatttcaaagtcagaccagaaaacaaaataaagtaataaCGAATATAATTCATACattgaattttaattttaagttaatTAACACTGGTGTAATTCGGTGACCAGGTACATGAACAGATTAAATATCCAGAGGTCTCCTTGGTTAGGTTTCTGCTGCAAAATTCAACCCGAACAACGGCTTTAAGAGCCAGGTTCTGCAGACCGATGTTAAAAACCGTTAGCACAGAATTTTGAACtgacctctcttgacctcaagATGACCGTCAAATGCCGACTGGTCTTCAAGTTCATGACAGCTTCCTCATGTCCGATGTCTATGTAGCTGACACCGTTGACCTCTATCACTTGATCTCCGACCTGCCACcaaaaattaattcaaattattcagACAGATTATTCAAACAGTTTGATCGCAATCTTGGGTTTAAGTTTTGGCAGTTTTAGGTTTCAGAGCTGTATCACACAATGAGTGCATGCAGACACTGAAAGACCTATTCTCTGTTCACGATCGGTTCTAGTTTACGCCACGAGCAAATAGGCACAGGTAAAATGCCCCTGAAAAGTATAGATTTGTTGAAACTGGCAGTTACGTAGGGGTTGACCACGGCACACTGCTGACCCCCAGTCGTTACAATGCCACTGGTCATGTCTTTGCAACAAACAGCCTACATCTTGATTGGTCGTAGTAAGAAACTTCTTGAAGGATCAATTACTGCTATTTTCGACAAATTAGAGATTTCATGAAATCTCATATTATTGAAGGTAAACAGGGCTTTTGGCTGAATTATTCCCCCATGTTTGATTCCACATTTGCACAGATTCACTTGGAAACTGGAAACGACTCTTTGAATCTGCTTCGTGCTTGTTGTACtgttttcaatttgatttaga
It encodes:
- the LOC139969848 gene encoding harmonin-like isoform X2 translates to MRKGIEDLGFTFRGGLDYGTRAFVSRVDSKSLAEIQGLMPGDEIVRINGFDLSQALHSEILLLLKIRNQTLELKVRRMGLMPVTPSEGDTLIWTFVEGNKSEADEQVERVSSIQQGVASPDEKDRKVHVSLDPGAKLGCGIGSNEEWGLGIFVCRVNKGSVSDTLGFKVGDQVIEVNGVSYIDIGHEEAVMNLKTSRHLTVILRSREAQDGPITVTGQPVDKSEPPANQTTTSAEVNPPPPSPKEPEPLYASVTKKNKEDSGANWWFEKKEDDWWSADPETLFNPIQIDGRELKKVEIVKDGPLNMFLEGGNKTPLGGKIVVSDIYPDGAIDRSGQINKGDQIMMCEGVKLVDVPLEEAEKVFKKHMTGDLDGSEKLRIIIAVTPPRDYEDEITFF